A single Nodosilinea sp. PGN35 DNA region contains:
- a CDS encoding nuclear transport factor 2 family protein → MDSEIETQIREYEARLYTAMSASDVSELDMLIADDLLFAGPTGELATKAMDLDLHRTGGTQFHEFVPKGLEIRVLSEHFVLASAHIFLRGTYLGNAFAGDYRYMRVWRKDKSGWQIVGGSVTAMV, encoded by the coding sequence ATGGATTCAGAAATTGAAACTCAAATTCGCGAGTATGAAGCGCGACTTTACACCGCAATGTCAGCCTCCGACGTATCTGAATTAGATATGCTCATTGCCGACGATCTGCTTTTCGCTGGGCCAACGGGTGAACTGGCAACCAAAGCGATGGATTTAGACTTGCATCGTACGGGTGGTACTCAGTTTCACGAGTTTGTACCTAAAGGGCTAGAGATACGAGTTTTGAGCGAACACTTTGTTCTGGCATCGGCTCACATTTTCTTGAGAGGCACGTATTTAGGGAATGCCTTCGCAGGTGATTACCGCTACATGAGAGTTTGGCGTAAAGATAAAAGCGGTTGGCAAATTGTTGGTGGCAGCGTTACCGCGATGGTTTGA
- a CDS encoding Cof-type HAD-IIB family hydrolase gives MTADIRLLVLDIDGTLAGVSNQISEPVLAAVREVQQRGVAVAIATGRMYQSALRFYQVVGSTLPLLAYQGAYIKDPHTQKLHRHTPLPRRLALEILAYLAPMEARNDLSIHLYIDDQLHVRAIIEDTKAYAVRSGVTPIAAGDLSALLAGNVAIETTKLLTLSENVGLLSDILSDLGQRYPLDDLYLTRSVEYFVEATHPKANKGEAVRFLAEDLLGLTPDQVMTVGDNYNDLEMLRYAGIGVAMGDAPEPVKQGADWVAPGVEADGVAAALREFLL, from the coding sequence ATGACTGCCGACATTCGTCTACTTGTGCTCGATATCGATGGCACCCTGGCGGGTGTGTCTAACCAGATCAGCGAGCCGGTGCTGGCGGCGGTGCGCGAGGTGCAGCAGCGGGGGGTGGCGGTGGCGATCGCCACGGGCCGCATGTACCAATCGGCGCTGCGGTTCTACCAGGTGGTGGGCTCGACCCTGCCGCTGCTGGCCTACCAGGGGGCCTACATCAAAGACCCCCATACGCAGAAACTGCACCGCCACACGCCGCTGCCCCGGCGGCTGGCCCTCGAAATTCTGGCCTACCTGGCCCCGATGGAGGCCCGCAACGACCTGTCGATTCACCTCTACATCGACGACCAGCTCCACGTGCGGGCGATTATTGAAGACACCAAGGCCTATGCGGTGCGATCGGGCGTTACGCCGATCGCAGCGGGGGATCTATCCGCGCTCCTGGCGGGCAACGTCGCCATCGAAACCACCAAGCTGCTGACCCTGAGCGAAAACGTGGGCTTGCTGAGCGACATTCTCAGCGACCTGGGGCAGCGCTACCCCCTCGATGATTTATATCTGACGCGATCGGTGGAATATTTTGTCGAAGCCACCCATCCCAAGGCCAACAAGGGCGAAGCGGTGCGGTTTTTGGCCGAAGACCTGCTGGGCCTGACGCCCGACCAGGTGATGACCGTGGGCGACAACTACAACGATCTGGAAATGCTGCGCTACGCGGGCATTGGCGTGGCCATGGGCGATGCCCCCGAGCCAGTTAAGCAGGGGGCTGACTGGGTGGCACCGGGGGTGGAGGCGGATGGGGTGGCGGCGGCCCTGCGGGAGTTTCTGCTGTAG
- a CDS encoding polysaccharide deacetylase family protein translates to MAPPHHQLLTQVARMFPDALFYAPTKAPLVALTIDDVPTPGDRDDRSTRMILDALDTYNRTAKQPVHATFFVITDHLNPGSTILQDILASGHEIANHGTTDTTPAMLQPAQFARHFQEAHDRITDLIQQPLRWYRPGRGLYNRAMVEHIRLTPGYESLVALASMIPFDTMRRLSTPNLNTWYLAQFIFPGAIFVMHGGSMERCVQTAYALPTLLALIDRQGYRAVTLSELYDSLLIDSSAPPTAETPAGPPPPHPPPPPVPPSQPPA, encoded by the coding sequence ATGGCTCCTCCCCACCACCAATTGCTGACCCAGGTCGCCCGGATGTTTCCGGATGCGCTGTTCTACGCGCCGACCAAGGCCCCCCTGGTGGCGCTGACTATCGACGATGTGCCGACGCCGGGCGATCGCGACGATCGTTCCACTCGCATGATTCTCGACGCGCTGGATACCTACAACCGCACCGCCAAACAGCCGGTACACGCCACATTCTTCGTCATTACCGACCACCTCAACCCTGGCAGCACCATTCTGCAAGACATTCTGGCCAGCGGCCACGAAATCGCCAACCACGGCACCACCGACACCACCCCGGCGATGTTGCAGCCGGCCCAGTTTGCCCGCCACTTTCAAGAGGCCCACGATCGCATCACCGACCTGATTCAGCAGCCCCTGCGCTGGTATCGTCCGGGTCGCGGCCTCTACAACCGGGCCATGGTTGAGCACATTCGCCTCACCCCCGGCTACGAGTCGCTGGTGGCCCTGGCCTCGATGATTCCCTTCGACACCATGCGGCGGTTGAGTACGCCCAACCTCAACACCTGGTATCTGGCGCAGTTTATTTTTCCGGGGGCGATTTTTGTCATGCACGGCGGCTCGATGGAGCGCTGCGTGCAGACCGCCTACGCCCTGCCCACCCTGCTGGCGCTGATCGATCGCCAGGGCTACCGCGCCGTCACCCTCTCGGAACTGTACGACAGCCTGCTGATCGACAGTTCGGCCCCACCTACAGCAGAAACTCCCGCAGGGCCGCCGCCACCCCATCCGCCTCCACCCCCGGTGCCACCCAGTCAGCCCCCTGCTTAA
- a CDS encoding ABC transporter permease, with protein MAINTDLAPGSVAPERSKNRIWERLWGDRTAQLALVVLGMLMLAIALGPLLYPGSPSTIDFGRAFLPPGVGQPLGTNDLGQDQLARLLVGGRISLAVGLAATLVGISLGVGIGALAGFCGGWVDVVLMRVTDLFLALPQLPLVLLVVYLLGDPVRRALGPERGIFLLIVLLIGGLSWMSVARLVRAGFLSLKQRTFVQAAVALGARPWGIVKTHLLPNILGPVIVAATIGVGNALLAESTLSFLGVGFPPDVPTWGRMLYDAQNYIESAPYLVLAPGVAIFLTVLCINTLGDRLRDSLDPTHR; from the coding sequence ATGGCCATTAACACCGACCTGGCACCGGGATCTGTAGCTCCAGAGAGGAGCAAAAATCGGATTTGGGAGCGGCTGTGGGGCGATCGCACCGCCCAACTGGCCCTGGTGGTGCTGGGGATGCTGATGCTGGCGATCGCCCTCGGCCCCCTCCTCTACCCCGGTTCCCCCAGCACCATTGACTTTGGCCGCGCCTTTTTGCCGCCCGGTGTGGGGCAGCCCCTGGGCACCAACGACCTGGGGCAAGATCAGCTGGCCCGGCTGCTGGTGGGGGGCCGCATTTCCCTGGCGGTGGGGCTGGCGGCGACCCTGGTGGGGATTAGTTTGGGGGTGGGCATTGGGGCCTTGGCCGGGTTCTGCGGCGGCTGGGTAGATGTGGTTTTGATGCGGGTCACCGACCTGTTTTTGGCGCTGCCACAGCTGCCGCTGGTGCTGCTGGTGGTGTATCTGCTGGGCGACCCGGTGCGCCGCGCCCTGGGGCCAGAACGGGGCATTTTTCTGCTGATTGTGCTGCTGATTGGCGGCTTGAGCTGGATGTCGGTGGCGCGCCTGGTGCGGGCCGGGTTCTTGAGTCTGAAGCAGCGCACCTTTGTGCAGGCGGCGGTGGCCCTGGGAGCGCGGCCCTGGGGCATTGTCAAAACCCACCTGCTGCCCAATATCCTCGGGCCGGTGATTGTGGCGGCGACGATTGGCGTGGGCAATGCCCTGTTGGCGGAGTCTACCCTGAGCTTTCTCGGGGTGGGGTTTCCCCCCGATGTGCCCACCTGGGGGCGCATGCTCTACGACGCCCAAAACTATATCGAGAGCGCTCCCTACCTGGTGCTGGCCCCTGGTGTGGCAATTTTTCTCACAGTCCTTTGCATTAACACGCTGGGCGATCGCCTGCGCGATAGTCTAGATCCCACCCATCGTTAG
- a CDS encoding ABC transporter permease: MLGYLLKRLLIAIPTLLAISAVIFFILALAPSNPLGDLATNPAITPEVRENIVRSLGLDQPIPIRYLKWTVALFSGNLGYSFTSRLPVAELIAQRLPVTLWVIGVAYLLSVALALPLGMVAALRHNTWVDRGITTLAFMGFSTPPFFSGLVLIIVLSVRLGWLPFIYDNQLVVSDLDSLGRWLKQSIMPIATLVLFQTAVLLRFVRAAMLEEIPQNYVKTARAKGLGRWRIVTLHMLRNALIPVVTLVALDIPTIFTGALVTEQVFRVPGIGALLIESIYRSDTPVVMGIAFIYAVLVVAFNLVADILYGVIDPRVRYGH, translated from the coding sequence ATGCTCGGCTACCTGCTCAAACGTCTGCTGATCGCCATCCCCACGCTGCTGGCTATCAGCGCGGTGATCTTCTTTATTCTGGCGCTGGCACCGAGTAATCCCCTGGGAGATCTGGCGACGAATCCGGCGATTACGCCGGAGGTGCGGGAAAATATTGTGCGATCGCTCGGCCTCGACCAGCCCATTCCCATTCGCTATCTGAAATGGACGGTGGCGCTGTTTAGCGGCAATTTGGGCTATTCGTTTACCAGTCGGCTGCCGGTGGCGGAGCTGATTGCCCAACGGTTGCCGGTCACCCTGTGGGTGATTGGGGTGGCCTACCTGCTGAGCGTGGCCCTGGCGCTGCCCCTGGGGATGGTGGCGGCGCTGCGGCACAACACCTGGGTCGATCGAGGGATTACGACGCTGGCGTTTATGGGGTTTTCGACGCCGCCGTTTTTTTCGGGGCTGGTGCTGATCATTGTGCTGAGCGTACGGCTGGGTTGGTTGCCCTTTATCTACGACAATCAGCTGGTGGTGAGCGATTTGGATAGCCTGGGGCGGTGGCTGAAGCAGTCGATTATGCCGATCGCCACTCTGGTGCTGTTTCAGACGGCGGTGCTGCTGCGCTTTGTGCGGGCCGCCATGCTGGAAGAAATTCCCCAAAACTACGTAAAAACGGCGCGGGCGAAGGGGCTGGGCCGCTGGCGCATCGTCACCCTGCACATGCTGCGCAATGCGCTGATTCCGGTGGTGACGCTGGTGGCGCTGGATATTCCGACGATTTTTACCGGGGCGCTGGTGACGGAGCAGGTGTTTCGGGTGCCGGGAATTGGGGCGCTGCTGATCGAATCGATCTACCGCAGCGATACGCCCGTGGTGATGGGGATTGCCTTTATCTACGCGGTGCTGGTGGTGGCGTTTAACCTGGTGGCCGATATTCTCTACGGCGTGATTGACCCTCGGGTGCGCTATGGCCATTAA
- a CDS encoding HD family phosphohydrolase has product MKAIQDIVAAVERWWTLERRAMKPIAPPSALSPRSLSLGVKSAEAEAESRGRAPRRQGRPQPCYPLRRGKNIRYPRVALAVTTVGLTAILGQRFYNQPGLQVGSIAPHTVFAPGDVQVEDKETTEERRRDARNGALRVLRVDTTVNDSVLRSLTALMAQVGDIRRQAGGVPFVSTSVLSTQVQIYLRRSDDATWLKLRSLIDPLADDSARGEQVPLETLLRNQTITPDQQTALGELWAYGQRSSSQELARLLTAVEQSRQSYQEAMANLSLLAAQAEGVSEAAPLFDLPVQEWSSAQAEIRKAAERMLAQGIHSGLPPEVLDRAAYLQLKDTLPRPIEPLARQLLLSTLQPNLVEDTDRTRLQADMAAEAVKPVIVEVQQGELIVAAGEPITQSKFVLLDSFNLSQRRFNYWGLAMFGGLVAGGVGLFLLVERWVPQRLRQKDYLLLSAMVVSTGVMKIVGIAAYGLPAIGLLAGSFYGPVLGGTLVVLVAVLLPVGAGVGSISFMAGTAGALVCSLLAGRMRSREELALLGGGVGLTQGVVYLLLTLIVSPVSLISAWSGMLTGAALQGVYGVISSIAALGLSPYLEHLFDLVTPIRLAELSNPNRPMLKRLASEAPGTFQHTVFVSSLAEAAARALGCNVELVRAGTLYHDIGKMHDPQGFIENQMGGPNKHDDLNDPWLSATIIKKHVTEGIVMARKCRLPKAVRAFIPEHQGTMLISYFYHQAQELAKNEPALAVKESDFRYDGPIPQSPETGIVMLADSCEAALRSLTDATPDEALAMVNRILRARWKDNQLVESGLTRDHMTLIAEIFVQVWQQYNHKRIAYPKAALAPKVG; this is encoded by the coding sequence ATGAAGGCAATTCAGGATATTGTGGCTGCGGTCGAGCGCTGGTGGACTCTGGAGCGGCGGGCGATGAAGCCGATTGCCCCGCCCTCTGCGCTGTCGCCGCGATCGCTGTCTTTGGGGGTGAAGTCGGCTGAGGCCGAGGCTGAGTCGAGGGGACGAGCGCCTCGGCGGCAGGGCCGACCCCAGCCCTGCTATCCGCTGCGACGGGGCAAAAATATTCGCTATCCCCGCGTGGCTTTGGCCGTGACCACCGTGGGGCTGACGGCTATTCTGGGGCAGCGTTTCTACAACCAGCCCGGGTTGCAGGTGGGCAGCATTGCCCCCCATACGGTATTTGCCCCCGGCGATGTACAGGTAGAAGACAAAGAAACCACCGAAGAGCGACGCCGTGACGCCCGCAACGGTGCGCTGCGGGTGCTGCGGGTGGATACCACCGTCAATGACTCGGTGCTGCGATCGCTCACCGCCCTCATGGCCCAGGTGGGCGACATTCGTCGGCAGGCGGGGGGCGTGCCTTTCGTCTCGACCAGTGTGCTGTCCACCCAGGTGCAGATCTACCTACGCCGCTCCGACGATGCCACCTGGCTCAAACTGCGCAGCCTGATCGATCCGCTGGCCGACGACAGCGCTCGGGGGGAGCAGGTGCCCCTGGAAACGCTGCTGCGCAACCAGACCATTACCCCTGACCAGCAGACGGCCCTGGGGGAACTGTGGGCCTACGGCCAGCGGTCGAGCAGTCAAGAATTGGCAAGACTCCTGACGGCGGTAGAACAGTCTCGCCAGAGCTATCAGGAAGCGATGGCGAACCTGTCGCTGCTGGCCGCCCAAGCCGAGGGCGTCTCCGAGGCCGCTCCACTGTTTGATTTGCCGGTGCAAGAGTGGAGCAGTGCCCAGGCTGAGATCCGCAAAGCCGCCGAGCGGATGCTGGCCCAGGGCATTCATTCTGGCTTGCCGCCGGAGGTGCTCGATCGCGCGGCCTATCTCCAGCTCAAAGACACCCTGCCGCGACCGATCGAACCCCTGGCCCGCCAGCTTTTGCTCTCCACCCTACAGCCCAACCTGGTCGAAGACACCGATCGCACCCGACTCCAGGCCGATATGGCCGCAGAGGCCGTCAAGCCCGTAATCGTTGAAGTGCAACAGGGGGAGCTGATCGTTGCTGCTGGAGAGCCCATCACCCAGAGCAAGTTTGTGCTGCTCGATAGCTTTAACCTCAGCCAGCGCCGCTTTAACTACTGGGGGCTGGCCATGTTTGGCGGGCTGGTGGCCGGAGGCGTTGGCCTATTTTTGCTGGTCGAGCGTTGGGTGCCCCAGCGGCTCCGCCAGAAAGACTATCTGCTGCTGTCGGCTATGGTGGTCAGCACCGGGGTGATGAAAATTGTGGGTATAGCGGCCTACGGGCTGCCCGCCATTGGTCTTTTGGCGGGCAGCTTCTATGGCCCGGTGCTGGGGGGCACGCTGGTGGTGCTGGTGGCGGTGCTGCTGCCGGTGGGTGCCGGGGTGGGCAGCATTTCGTTTATGGCCGGGACAGCGGGGGCGCTGGTGTGCAGCCTGCTGGCGGGCCGCATGCGATCGCGCGAAGAACTGGCCCTGCTGGGCGGTGGCGTCGGCCTCACCCAGGGGGTGGTCTATCTGCTGCTCACGCTCATCGTCAGCCCGGTTTCGCTGATCTCGGCCTGGTCGGGTATGCTCACCGGGGCGGCCCTCCAGGGAGTCTACGGGGTGATCTCCAGCATTGCGGCTCTGGGGCTCAGCCCCTACCTCGAGCACCTGTTTGACCTGGTCACCCCCATTCGCCTGGCGGAGCTGTCGAACCCCAACCGGCCCATGCTGAAGCGGCTGGCGTCAGAAGCACCGGGCACCTTTCAGCACACGGTGTTTGTGTCGAGCCTGGCCGAGGCCGCCGCCCGCGCCCTGGGCTGCAACGTCGAGCTGGTGCGGGCCGGTACGCTTTACCACGACATCGGCAAAATGCACGACCCCCAGGGCTTCATCGAAAACCAGATGGGCGGCCCCAACAAGCACGACGATCTCAACGACCCCTGGCTCAGCGCCACCATCATCAAAAAGCACGTCACCGAGGGCATTGTCATGGCCCGCAAATGCCGGTTGCCCAAGGCGGTGCGCGCCTTTATCCCCGAGCACCAGGGCACCATGCTGATCAGCTATTTCTACCACCAGGCCCAGGAGCTGGCTAAGAACGAACCGGCCCTGGCGGTGAAAGAGTCTGACTTCCGCTACGATGGCCCCATTCCCCAGTCGCCCGAGACCGGCATTGTCATGCTGGCCGACTCCTGCGAGGCGGCGCTGCGATCGCTCACCGACGCCACCCCCGACGAAGCCCTGGCCATGGTCAACCGTATCCTCCGCGCCCGCTGGAAAGACAACCAGCTGGTAGAATCGGGCCTCACCCGCGACCACATGACCCTAATTGCCGAGATCTTTGTGCAGGTGTGGCAGCAGTACAACCACAAGCGCATCGCCTACCCAAAGGCGGCGCTGGCACCGAAGGTGGGGTAG
- a CDS encoding peptidoglycan-binding protein yields the protein MFCASPFIPPTAPGGARPRTWAVAAAIALGTSCIVPVAWAQTPPAQTPPAQTPPAGAPPASQPATPTVSGGRIVRPTLQLGSQGESVRELQSMLMLLGYYPGPVTGLYQDDTAAAARRFQTAAGITADGIVGPATWSRLFPTPPSEANPPTAAAPGETPPATTTSGAGRPPSTTPSSSGTSPATLPVLRPGMEGEAVRQLQQRLRTKGFYNGAIDGLFGSQTEAAVRRAQTANNLTVDGIVGPATWRALN from the coding sequence ATGTTCTGCGCCTCCCCTTTCATCCCACCCACGGCTCCAGGGGGGGCCAGACCGCGAACCTGGGCTGTCGCTGCGGCGATCGCCCTCGGCACCAGCTGCATAGTACCTGTCGCCTGGGCCCAAACCCCACCAGCTCAAACTCCACCGGCCCAAACCCCGCCAGCGGGAGCCCCACCGGCCAGTCAGCCCGCCACCCCCACCGTTAGCGGCGGGCGCATTGTTCGGCCTACCCTTCAGCTGGGCAGCCAGGGCGAGTCAGTGCGAGAGCTTCAGTCGATGCTAATGCTGCTGGGCTACTACCCCGGCCCGGTCACCGGCCTGTACCAAGACGATACTGCCGCCGCCGCCCGCCGGTTTCAGACCGCTGCCGGCATTACCGCCGACGGCATTGTCGGCCCCGCCACCTGGAGTCGTCTGTTTCCGACACCCCCCAGCGAAGCCAACCCACCCACCGCCGCCGCACCGGGCGAGACGCCCCCCGCCACTACCACCAGCGGTGCTGGCAGGCCGCCATCGACCACCCCCTCCAGCAGTGGCACCTCTCCAGCGACCCTCCCCGTGCTGCGCCCCGGCATGGAAGGAGAGGCCGTCCGCCAGCTGCAGCAGCGTCTGCGAACTAAAGGGTTTTACAATGGCGCGATCGATGGGCTCTTTGGCAGTCAGACTGAAGCCGCCGTGCGCCGGGCTCAGACCGCCAACAACCTCACCGTAGATGGCATCGTTGGCCCCGCCACCTGGCGCGCGCTGAATTGA
- the hisF gene encoding imidazole glycerol phosphate synthase subunit HisF, producing MLAKRIVPCLDVKAGRVVKGVNFVDLRDAGDPVELAQAYNQAGADELVFLDITATHEDRDIIYDVVYRTAEQVFIPLTVGGGVQSLETIKKLLRAGADKVSINSAAVKRPELIAAASDRFGAQCIVVAIDARRRLDPGNPGWDVYVRGGRENTGLDALAWAEEVVNQGAGELLVTSMDADGTQAGYDLDLTRAIAERVPVPVIASGGAGNCEHIHQALTEGRAEAALLASLLHYGQLTVQQVKEHLRDRQVPVRLT from the coding sequence ATGCTGGCGAAACGAATTGTGCCCTGCCTGGATGTGAAGGCTGGGCGAGTGGTAAAGGGGGTTAACTTTGTCGATTTGCGCGACGCGGGTGACCCGGTTGAGCTGGCCCAGGCCTATAACCAAGCGGGGGCCGACGAGCTGGTGTTCCTCGACATCACCGCCACCCATGAAGACCGCGACATTATCTACGACGTGGTGTACCGTACGGCGGAGCAGGTTTTCATTCCCCTCACGGTGGGCGGCGGGGTGCAATCCTTAGAGACCATTAAAAAATTGTTACGAGCCGGGGCCGACAAGGTCAGCATCAACTCGGCGGCGGTGAAGCGGCCCGAGCTGATTGCCGCAGCCAGCGATCGCTTTGGGGCGCAGTGTATTGTGGTGGCCATTGACGCCCGCCGCCGCCTCGACCCCGGCAACCCCGGCTGGGATGTCTATGTGCGCGGCGGTCGCGAGAATACCGGCCTCGATGCCCTGGCCTGGGCCGAGGAAGTGGTGAATCAGGGGGCGGGCGAGCTGCTGGTCACCAGCATGGATGCCGACGGTACCCAGGCGGGCTACGACCTCGATCTCACCCGCGCCATTGCCGAGCGGGTGCCGGTGCCGGTGATTGCCTCCGGTGGGGCGGGCAACTGCGAGCACATTCACCAGGCCCTCACCGAGGGGAGGGCCGAGGCGGCGCTGCTGGCCTCGCTGCTCCACTACGGGCAGCTGACGGTGCAGCAGGTGAAGGAGCATTTGCGCGATCGCCAGGTGCCCGTACGCCTGACTTAG
- a CDS encoding DUF2862 domain-containing protein: MALEIGQQVKVSRLRDRVSKDVATYLGKRGVVSNFKMVDGSGVGVVVEFEDRYTTWFFEDELSVVQ; the protein is encoded by the coding sequence ATGGCTTTAGAGATTGGCCAGCAGGTGAAAGTATCCCGGCTACGCGATCGAGTTTCGAAGGATGTGGCGACGTATCTTGGCAAGCGCGGCGTTGTGAGCAACTTTAAAATGGTAGACGGCAGCGGCGTGGGCGTCGTCGTCGAGTTTGAAGACCGCTACACCACCTGGTTCTTCGAAGATGAGCTGTCTGTGGTTCAGTAG
- a CDS encoding ArsA family ATPase, with protein sequence MALILTYLGKGGSGSTTVAIAAAKQRARAGQRVLLAIQDVTPAPALLLGQALSVEPQELEPNLWGMQFQTAALLEQSWDEVKTLEVQYLRTPFLKAVYGQELGVMPGMDSALALNQLRQLDASDRYDVIVYDGSDALATLRMLGMPEILDWYLRRFRGVFQQSDVGRVISPFLQPMAAAVLAVDWGGDVLDQPTGQVRSQLEEGRQAVTNPSRIAAFLVTTPTAGAVATARYLWGSAQQIGLTVGGVLVNHGVLDTEQIHAFAPLPQVPLPSVIDQGWEAAVEALPDPAQWAAAAPRPVTVDAATKTVRLFLPSFDKTQVKLTQYGPEVTIEAGDQRRNLLLPAALQGKAVAGAKFQDQHLVISFS encoded by the coding sequence ATGGCATTGATTCTCACTTACTTGGGCAAGGGCGGCAGCGGCAGCACCACTGTAGCTATTGCCGCCGCTAAGCAGCGGGCGCGGGCCGGGCAGCGGGTGCTGCTGGCCATTCAAGACGTGACGCCAGCTCCGGCGCTGCTGCTGGGCCAGGCGCTGAGCGTGGAGCCCCAGGAGCTAGAGCCCAATCTGTGGGGTATGCAGTTTCAAACCGCAGCCCTGCTGGAGCAGAGCTGGGATGAGGTCAAAACCCTGGAGGTTCAGTATCTACGCACTCCTTTTCTCAAGGCGGTGTACGGCCAGGAACTCGGGGTCATGCCGGGAATGGACAGCGCCCTGGCCCTCAACCAGCTGCGGCAGCTCGACGCCAGCGATCGCTACGACGTGATTGTCTACGACGGCAGCGATGCCCTGGCGACCCTGCGCATGCTGGGCATGCCGGAAATTCTCGACTGGTACCTGCGGCGGTTTCGCGGCGTCTTTCAGCAGTCGGATGTGGGGCGAGTCATTTCGCCCTTTTTGCAGCCCATGGCCGCAGCGGTGCTGGCGGTGGACTGGGGGGGGGATGTGCTCGATCAGCCCACCGGTCAGGTGCGATCGCAGCTGGAAGAGGGTCGCCAGGCGGTGACCAACCCCAGCCGCATCGCCGCCTTTCTGGTGACCACGCCCACCGCCGGGGCGGTGGCCACCGCCCGCTACCTGTGGGGCAGCGCCCAGCAGATCGGCCTGACGGTGGGCGGTGTTTTAGTGAACCACGGCGTGCTCGACACCGAGCAAATCCACGCCTTTGCGCCCCTGCCCCAGGTGCCCCTGCCCTCGGTCATCGATCAGGGATGGGAGGCCGCGGTAGAGGCCCTGCCTGACCCGGCCCAGTGGGCGGCGGCGGCCCCCCGTCCGGTGACGGTCGATGCGGCGACTAAGACCGTGCGACTGTTTTTACCCAGCTTTGACAAAACCCAGGTCAAACTCACCCAGTACGGCCCCGAGGTCACCATTGAGGCGGGCGACCAGCGGCGCAACCTGCTGCTGCCCGCCGCGCTCCAGGGCAAAGCCGTAGCCGGAGCCAAGTTTCAAGATCAGCACTTGGTGATCTCCTTTAGCTAG
- the chlG gene encoding chlorophyll synthase ChlG, translated as MAEPPSSPPANDALDQTPAAEIAAEVAPTAATVAEGNAARQLLGMKGAKTGETSIWKIRLQLMKPITWIPLIWGVVCGAASSGNYRWSLEHVLIAAACMLLSGPLLTGYTQTLNDFYDRDIDAINEPYRPIPSGAISIPQVVSQILLLLVGGIAVAYGLDRWAGHSFPTITALAIGGSLVSYIYSAPPLKLKQNGWLGNYALGASYIALPWWAGHALFGTLTWQIVVLTLFYSLAGLGIAVVNDFKSVEGDRQMGLKSLPVMFGVTTAAWICVLAIDIFQGGVAAYLMAIHQNLYAVLLVLLIIPQITFQDMYFLRDPLGNDVKYQASAQPFLVLGMLVTGLALGHTAL; from the coding sequence ATGGCTGAACCACCGTCCTCCCCTCCGGCCAACGACGCTTTAGACCAAACCCCTGCCGCCGAGATTGCGGCTGAGGTCGCCCCCACAGCCGCAACTGTAGCCGAGGGGAACGCGGCTCGTCAGCTTCTAGGCATGAAAGGGGCAAAAACGGGCGAGACCTCGATCTGGAAAATTCGCCTTCAGCTGATGAAGCCGATCACCTGGATCCCGCTGATCTGGGGGGTGGTGTGCGGCGCGGCGTCTTCGGGCAACTACCGCTGGAGCCTGGAGCACGTGCTGATCGCCGCCGCCTGCATGCTGCTCTCGGGGCCGCTGCTCACCGGCTATACCCAAACCCTCAACGACTTCTACGATCGCGACATCGACGCCATCAATGAGCCCTACCGCCCCATCCCCTCGGGGGCAATCTCGATTCCCCAGGTGGTGAGCCAAATTTTGCTGCTGCTGGTAGGGGGCATCGCCGTCGCCTACGGCCTCGATCGCTGGGCGGGCCACAGCTTTCCCACCATTACAGCCCTGGCCATTGGCGGTTCGCTGGTGTCGTACATCTATTCGGCCCCGCCGCTAAAGCTCAAGCAAAACGGCTGGCTGGGCAACTACGCCCTGGGGGCTAGCTACATCGCACTGCCCTGGTGGGCGGGCCACGCCCTGTTTGGCACCTTGACCTGGCAGATTGTGGTGCTCACCCTGTTCTACAGCCTGGCGGGCCTGGGGATTGCGGTGGTCAACGACTTTAAGAGCGTCGAGGGCGATCGCCAGATGGGGCTCAAGTCGCTGCCGGTCATGTTTGGGGTCACCACCGCCGCCTGGATCTGCGTACTGGCGATCGATATTTTTCAGGGGGGCGTCGCCGCCTACCTGATGGCGATTCACCAAAACCTCTACGCGGTGCTGCTGGTGCTGCTGATCATTCCCCAGATCACCTTTCAGGACATGTACTTCCTGCGTGACCCCCTGGGCAACGACGTCAAATATCAGGCCAGCGCCCAGCCTTTTTTAGTCTTAGGTATGCTGGTAACAGGGCTGGCCTTGGGGCATACGGCACTCTAG